From the Desulfovibrio sp. UIB00 genome, one window contains:
- a CDS encoding amidohydrolase family protein produces MNVIDFRFRPNTPEIINGIKNSAMFKAACKAIGFDARKPQPLDEIVADLNNLGVELGVITGRDCETTYGFPANNNSVLEFCRAYPDKFVGFWGIDPHKKMDAVREIERVVADYGMKGIAIDPYLAHIPASEARFYPLYTKCCELNIPVFITMAPPPQVPGAILEYADPRDVDKVARDFPELTLIMSHGGYPFVNEAIYTCLRNANVYMDISEYERAPMVDVYVRAMNDLIPDKVLFASAHPFVELADALEAYKHFDLTEEARRKVMYENARRVLGLS; encoded by the coding sequence ATGAACGTTATTGACTTTCGCTTTCGCCCAAACACGCCAGAAATCATTAACGGCATCAAGAACAGCGCCATGTTCAAGGCGGCCTGCAAAGCCATTGGCTTTGACGCCCGCAAGCCCCAGCCTCTTGACGAGATTGTGGCTGATCTGAACAATCTTGGTGTGGAGCTTGGGGTCATAACCGGTCGTGACTGCGAAACCACTTACGGATTTCCGGCCAACAACAACAGCGTGCTGGAGTTTTGCCGGGCTTATCCCGACAAGTTTGTGGGGTTCTGGGGCATTGATCCGCACAAAAAAATGGACGCGGTGCGCGAAATCGAGCGCGTGGTTGCCGATTACGGCATGAAGGGTATTGCCATTGACCCTTACCTTGCGCACATACCCGCTTCCGAGGCCAGGTTTTATCCGCTGTACACCAAGTGCTGCGAGCTGAATATTCCGGTGTTCATCACCATGGCTCCGCCGCCGCAGGTGCCGGGGGCCATTCTGGAATACGCAGACCCCCGCGATGTGGACAAGGTTGCCAGAGATTTTCCCGAGCTGACGCTCATCATGAGCCACGGCGGATACCCCTTTGTAAACGAGGCCATCTACACCTGCCTGCGCAACGCCAATGTGTACATGGATATTTCGGAATACGAGCGCGCGCCCATGGTTGACGTGTACGTGCGCGCCATGAACGACCTCATCCCTGACAAGGTGCTTTTTGCCAGTGCCCATCCCTTTGTGGAACTGGCTGATGCTCTTGAAGCCTACAAGCACTTTGATCTTACTGAAGAAGCCCGCCGCAAGGTCATGTATGAAAACGCCCGCCGCGTGCTGGGCCTGTCATAA
- a CDS encoding MFS transporter: MSNAVDKATAQANLRRVVISSLMGAVIEWYDFFLYGVVAGLVFNKLFFPSFSSGVGTILAFATFAVGFVARPLGGFIFGHFGDKIGRKKMLILTLEIMGVATVLIGCIPSYDSIGIWAPILLVTCRIAQGIGLGGEWGGAVLMAFESAPAHKRAFYGSLPQVGLSLGLMLASGVIGLLSWLLPDEAFIAWGWRVAFVLSAVLVLVGAYIRTSVQETQDFSSAKKHVEKIRYPMIDAFKRYPKTLMACVGARFVEGIAFNVFGVFSLTYLTNTCGVNRTVALMAVVVASAVMACFIPMWGAMADRIGKGRIFGTAALLLGITSFPVFWVLHNYATTNLFFVYLAIIVPFGIVYAAAYASMASLFSDSFDATVRYSSISFVYQFSGIFASGLTPMIATMLVQANGSQPWYLCGYLLAAGLISTISTIWLGTIRERNDLYHTVPASSVEEASESAVTDAAV, from the coding sequence ATGAGCAACGCTGTTGATAAAGCAACTGCCCAGGCAAACCTGCGCCGCGTAGTTATTTCTTCCCTGATGGGCGCGGTGATCGAATGGTATGACTTTTTCCTCTACGGCGTAGTCGCCGGGCTTGTGTTCAACAAACTGTTTTTCCCGTCCTTTTCGTCGGGCGTCGGTACCATCCTGGCGTTTGCGACCTTTGCCGTGGGCTTTGTTGCCCGCCCCCTTGGCGGTTTCATCTTCGGGCATTTTGGCGACAAGATCGGCCGCAAGAAAATGCTCATTCTCACCCTTGAAATCATGGGCGTGGCCACAGTGCTTATTGGCTGCATTCCATCCTATGACAGCATCGGCATCTGGGCGCCCATTCTGCTGGTCACCTGCCGTATTGCCCAGGGCATTGGCCTTGGCGGCGAGTGGGGCGGTGCGGTGCTTATGGCCTTTGAATCGGCCCCTGCCCACAAGCGTGCATTTTACGGCAGCCTGCCCCAGGTGGGTCTTTCCCTTGGTCTCATGCTGGCATCCGGCGTGATCGGCCTGCTTTCCTGGCTGTTGCCCGACGAAGCCTTTATCGCCTGGGGCTGGCGCGTGGCCTTTGTGCTGAGCGCCGTGCTGGTGCTTGTTGGCGCGTATATCCGTACCTCCGTGCAGGAAACTCAGGACTTCTCCAGTGCCAAAAAGCATGTGGAAAAAATCCGCTACCCCATGATTGACGCCTTCAAGCGTTACCCCAAGACCCTGATGGCCTGCGTGGGCGCGCGTTTTGTGGAAGGTATCGCCTTCAACGTGTTTGGCGTATTCTCCCTGACCTACCTTACAAATACCTGCGGCGTGAACCGTACCGTGGCCCTCATGGCCGTGGTGGTGGCATCCGCTGTCATGGCCTGCTTTATCCCCATGTGGGGCGCCATGGCCGACCGCATCGGCAAAGGCCGTATTTTCGGCACTGCCGCACTGCTGTTGGGCATCACCTCCTTCCCCGTGTTCTGGGTGCTGCACAACTACGCCACCACCAACCTGTTCTTTGTGTACCTTGCCATCATCGTTCCCTTCGGTATCGTCTACGCCGCAGCATATGCCAGCATGGCGAGCCTGTTCTCGGACAGTTTCGATGCTACAGTGCGCTATTCGAGTATTTCCTTCGTGTATCAGTTCTCGGGCATCTTCGCCTCGGGTCTGACGCCCATGATCGCCACAATGCTGGTACAGGCCAATGGCTCGCAGCCCTGGTATCTGTGCGGCTATCTGCTTGCGGCCGGTCTTATCAGCACCATATCCACCATATGGCTGGGAACCATCCGTGAACGTAACGATCTGTACCACACTGTGCCTGCCAGCAGCGTGGAAGAAGCCTCTGAATCTGCCGTGACCGACGCGGCGGTGTAA
- a CDS encoding sulfite exporter TauE/SafE family protein, whose product MLVALAVSSFLVGALIGATGVGGVLLIPAIMFFGGLGTHEAMATALFSFLFAGIVATVSYQRYGTIDWRVTLPVVAGSFLSGYAGAYVGAYVPARGLNILLACLIIFSSLYSMLPARKGTGMAQRLSPRGNTALLFGIGIFTGFLCGMTGAGGGIISVPVMLLFSYAPLQCIATSQVLQMVISVSGSASNMSNGFISYSTVWWVTACELVGIAVGAHIAHRVPVSLLKRMVSGLCMAIGLFIAWRALG is encoded by the coding sequence ATGCTTGTGGCGCTTGCGGTTTCGTCATTTCTGGTGGGCGCGCTTATTGGCGCAACAGGGGTGGGCGGCGTGCTGCTGATCCCAGCCATCATGTTTTTCGGCGGGCTTGGCACGCATGAGGCCATGGCAACGGCACTGTTCAGCTTTCTGTTTGCGGGCATTGTGGCAACGGTGAGCTATCAGCGCTACGGCACCATTGACTGGCGGGTTACCCTGCCAGTGGTGGCGGGCAGTTTTTTGTCGGGTTATGCGGGGGCGTATGTGGGGGCGTATGTTCCGGCGCGCGGACTCAACATTCTGCTGGCCTGTCTGATAATCTTTTCCAGCCTGTATTCCATGCTTCCTGCGCGCAAGGGCACGGGTATGGCACAGCGGCTCAGCCCAAGGGGCAATACGGCGCTGCTCTTTGGTATTGGCATTTTTACGGGTTTTTTGTGCGGCATGACGGGGGCTGGCGGGGGCATCATTTCCGTGCCGGTCATGCTGCTGTTCAGCTACGCGCCCTTGCAGTGCATTGCCACAAGCCAGGTTTTGCAGATGGTAATTTCTGTTTCCGGCTCTGCAAGCAACATGAGCAACGGCTTCATTTCCTATTCCACGGTCTGGTGGGTCACGGCCTGCGAGCTTGTGGGCATAGCCGTGGGGGCGCACATTGCCCACCGTGTGCCAGTGAGCCTGCTCAAGCGCATGGTCAGCGGGCTTTGCATGGCCATAGGACTGTTTATCGCATGGCGGGCGCTGGGTTAG
- a CDS encoding response regulator: MIRVLIVEDDPMVADLAAMYLEGIEGFCLEGRASSGETALELLRAGEIDLVLLDMFMPGMTGMELLRIIKTSFFNTDVIMITAAQNSDDILNALRMGVADYIVKPFTVERFRTALEQLREKRQLLTSPEVPITQEILDKRIFIKKSGQPPADTPKGIDATTLQNIIQVLQGCSGPFSLKDIEPLTGISRISLKKYFDYLAAADRLGSEKDYGGHGRPVTRYHWKG; the protein is encoded by the coding sequence ATGATCCGCGTGCTCATCGTTGAAGACGACCCCATGGTGGCAGATTTGGCGGCAATGTATCTTGAGGGAATAGAGGGCTTTTGCCTTGAAGGCAGGGCCAGCTCCGGCGAGACCGCGCTGGAACTGCTGCGCGCCGGAGAGATTGATCTGGTGCTGCTCGACATGTTCATGCCCGGCATGACCGGTATGGAACTGCTGCGCATCATCAAGACCAGTTTTTTCAATACAGACGTCATCATGATAACCGCCGCGCAGAACAGCGACGACATTCTCAATGCCCTGCGCATGGGCGTTGCAGATTATATCGTCAAACCCTTCACGGTCGAGAGGTTTCGCACCGCCCTTGAGCAACTGCGTGAAAAGCGCCAGCTGCTCACATCGCCCGAGGTGCCCATCACACAAGAAATCCTGGACAAGCGCATCTTTATTAAAAAATCTGGCCAGCCTCCGGCAGATACTCCAAAGGGCATAGACGCCACCACCCTGCAAAACATCATACAGGTGCTGCAAGGCTGTTCCGGCCCGTTCAGCCTCAAGGATATTGAGCCGCTGACGGGCATTTCGCGCATATCGCTGAAAAAATATTTCGACTACCTTGCGGCGGCAGACCGCCTGGGCAGTGAAAAAGACTACGGCGGTCACGGCAGGCCCGTGACCAGATATCACTGGAAAGGCTGA
- a CDS encoding ATP-binding protein, which produces MLHAIRNSSLFVKLVVMVSLALCPPMLLGHMAGSYFISKYGYEDAENTVSSVAQLAAESPLVVEAMRTRQPEAYRQMTAFLETLTRASDVKFIVLIDMQGIRLFHPDSAKIGQHFVGGDEGKALEGLSYLSSARGTFGFSLRAFRPIFDAQGNQLGAASAGILSSDIEAGVARLTGPLGWLLALSLVIGIVLAVLLSRTIKKILFGLEPHQIARLLEERNAILRTTREGIIAVNRDGTLVLVNEMAEKILRSAGVFGPLEGQPVQSAIPGTRLDAVVREGRPEYDQEQNINRCVVLTNRVPILVQGEIIGAVATFRDMTDVRAQAERLTGLSNYVEALRSRSHEYLNKLHVISGLLRNGRHAELDAYLEQIIGSKKLETSAIAALVKDPIVAGFLESKYSRAHEMGVTLVIEGRGVIPPLSPKGSHALVTVVGNLIDNAFEATIYAVEKRITLNIENIPTQAGGSDELVISVSDTGRGISDEHLEKIFTKGFSTKGSNRGIGLYMLLLTLEEMDGSVEIDAKPGHGTVFTVRVPVAALAQGEQE; this is translated from the coding sequence ATGCTGCACGCCATCAGAAATTCCAGCCTGTTCGTCAAGCTTGTGGTCATGGTCAGCCTTGCGCTCTGCCCGCCCATGTTGCTCGGGCACATGGCTGGCTCCTATTTTATCAGCAAGTACGGATATGAGGATGCGGAAAACACCGTCTCGAGCGTGGCGCAACTTGCGGCGGAATCGCCGCTGGTGGTGGAGGCCATGCGCACCCGCCAGCCCGAGGCGTACAGGCAGATGACCGCCTTTCTTGAAACGCTCACCCGCGCCTCGGACGTGAAATTTATCGTGCTGATAGATATGCAGGGTATCCGTCTTTTTCACCCCGACTCAGCAAAAATCGGTCAGCACTTCGTGGGCGGCGATGAAGGCAAGGCCCTTGAAGGGCTGTCCTACCTTTCATCGGCGCGAGGCACATTCGGATTTTCGCTACGGGCGTTCCGGCCCATTTTTGACGCGCAGGGCAATCAGCTGGGCGCGGCTTCCGCAGGAATTTTGTCCAGTGATATCGAAGCGGGCGTGGCGCGCCTGACCGGGCCTCTGGGCTGGCTGCTGGCCCTCTCGCTGGTTATTGGCATCGTGCTGGCAGTGCTGCTTTCGCGCACCATAAAAAAAATTCTTTTCGGGCTGGAACCGCACCAGATCGCGCGGCTGCTTGAAGAACGCAACGCCATACTGCGCACCACCCGCGAGGGCATTATAGCCGTTAACAGGGACGGCACCCTGGTACTTGTTAACGAAATGGCCGAAAAAATCCTGCGTTCGGCGGGCGTCTTCGGCCCGTTGGAGGGCCAGCCCGTGCAGAGTGCCATCCCCGGCACCCGTCTTGATGCCGTGGTCAGGGAGGGCAGGCCGGAATATGACCAAGAGCAGAATATCAACCGCTGCGTGGTGCTGACCAACCGTGTGCCAATCTTGGTGCAGGGGGAAATAATCGGCGCGGTGGCGACCTTTCGCGACATGACGGACGTGCGCGCCCAGGCCGAACGCCTCACTGGCCTCAGCAATTATGTTGAGGCGCTGCGCTCGCGCTCGCACGAATACCTCAACAAGCTGCACGTCATTTCCGGCCTGTTGCGCAATGGCCGCCACGCGGAACTTGATGCCTACCTTGAGCAGATCATCGGCAGCAAAAAACTGGAAACCTCCGCCATTGCCGCCTTGGTCAAGGATCCCATTGTTGCGGGCTTTCTGGAGAGCAAGTACAGCCGCGCTCATGAAATGGGCGTAACACTTGTGATTGAGGGACGCGGCGTTATCCCCCCGCTTTCGCCCAAGGGTTCGCACGCCTTGGTCACGGTGGTGGGCAACCTCATTGACAATGCCTTTGAAGCCACCATCTACGCTGTAGAAAAAAGGATCACCCTGAATATCGAAAATATCCCGACCCAGGCGGGCGGGTCTGACGAACTTGTTATCAGCGTGTCCGACACCGGACGCGGCATTTCCGATGAACACCTGGAAAAAATCTTCACCAAGGGCTTTTCCACCAAGGGGTCAAACAGGGGCATCGGGCTTTACATGCTGCTGCTTACGCTGGAAGAAATGGACGGTTCTGTGGAAATCGACGCAAAACCGGGGCACGGCACGGTCTTTACCGTGCGTGTTCCTGTGGCTGCGCTGGCGCAAGGAGAACAGGAATGA
- a CDS encoding outer membrane homotrimeric porin produces the protein MKKIAVLLLVAGMLCAVPGGASAIDFSAKGRWAYNFSYGQHGNFTEGGNKTGYSTGEDEFEAAQQVRLQLDAKASENLSGTVHFELGGYNRGMMQYWGASNSGGSLGADGNWVKVKNAFLDWTVPQTALKVRMGIQPMQLPDYINNSQVLADDAAGITASYAVNENVGVTAFWARLFNDNTTDATNRNPGYMDNMDAVGLTLPLTFDGVSLTPWGMYMGIGPAINYNNVKNEQITSYASVASAGGPKAGLLPLYGGFHKRKLSEYGNAMWVGLPGQVTLFDPFRVSWDVVYGSVQYDDAAMNRAGWLASLLLEYKLDWSTPGLYGWYTSGDDDNPGNGSERMPNIHPNNPNDFSEFAFHGDPIVGRDSIVGKSMTGTWGIGARLKNMSFIDNLSHTFRINYMGGTNDPALLKKIRNATGSWMAPNDGTVPGREGLYLTRNDTLVEFGLSTKYKMYDNFTIYVETNYDALFLDKSASVWGNSKMNGKSDRSADAWNTAVTFVYQF, from the coding sequence ATGAAAAAAATTGCAGTGTTACTTTTGGTAGCCGGGATGTTGTGCGCAGTGCCCGGGGGAGCAAGCGCCATTGATTTTTCGGCCAAGGGCCGCTGGGCTTATAATTTCAGCTACGGCCAGCACGGCAATTTTACCGAGGGCGGGAACAAAACGGGCTACAGCACAGGTGAAGACGAATTTGAAGCCGCCCAGCAGGTTCGCCTGCAACTGGACGCCAAGGCTTCAGAGAATCTTTCCGGCACCGTGCATTTTGAACTGGGTGGCTACAACCGGGGCATGATGCAGTACTGGGGCGCCAGCAACAGCGGCGGTTCGCTGGGCGCGGACGGCAACTGGGTCAAGGTCAAGAATGCCTTTCTTGACTGGACTGTGCCGCAGACTGCCCTCAAGGTGCGCATGGGTATTCAGCCCATGCAGTTGCCCGACTACATCAACAACAGCCAGGTGCTGGCCGATGACGCGGCGGGCATCACCGCCTCCTACGCCGTTAACGAAAACGTGGGCGTCACGGCCTTCTGGGCGCGCCTCTTCAACGACAACACCACTGACGCAACCAACCGCAACCCCGGCTACATGGACAACATGGATGCCGTAGGCCTGACCCTGCCCCTGACGTTTGACGGCGTAAGCCTCACGCCCTGGGGCATGTATATGGGCATTGGCCCGGCCATCAACTACAACAACGTCAAAAATGAGCAGATCACCAGCTACGCGAGCGTAGCCTCTGCCGGTGGCCCCAAGGCTGGCCTGCTGCCCCTGTATGGCGGCTTTCACAAACGCAAGCTCAGCGAATACGGCAATGCCATGTGGGTGGGCCTGCCCGGTCAGGTGACATTGTTCGATCCATTCCGCGTGTCGTGGGATGTTGTTTACGGCTCCGTGCAGTATGACGATGCCGCCATGAACCGTGCTGGCTGGCTGGCCTCCCTGCTGCTCGAATACAAGCTGGACTGGAGTACCCCTGGCCTCTACGGCTGGTATACTTCAGGCGACGATGACAATCCGGGCAACGGCTCCGAGCGCATGCCCAACATCCACCCCAACAACCCCAACGATTTTTCGGAATTCGCCTTCCACGGCGACCCCATTGTGGGCCGCGACAGCATTGTGGGCAAATCCATGACCGGCACCTGGGGCATTGGCGCGCGGCTCAAGAATATGAGCTTTATCGACAACCTCAGCCACACCTTCCGCATCAATTATATGGGCGGCACCAACGACCCGGCGCTCCTGAAAAAAATCAGAAACGCCACCGGAAGCTGGATGGCCCCCAACGACGGCACTGTTCCCGGGCGCGAGGGCTTGTATCTGACCCGCAACGACACCCTTGTGGAATTTGGCCTGAGCACCAAGTACAAGATGTACGACAACTTCACCATCTATGTGGAAACCAACTATGACGCGCTCTTCCTTGACAAGAGCGCCTCTGTGTGGGGCAACAGCAAGATGAACGGCAAGAGCGACCGTAGCGCCGATGCCTGGAACACCGCCGTGACCTTTGTGTATCAGTTCTAG
- a CDS encoding MFS transporter, translating to MIPRARFIMLNLYHILIDGLFDSVPVVLAFMALALGSGETDVGLVVSLGAALSTAVGLGTGLFSRRFGFYGSVTLLIGMAGLGYLGAAFAGSMKTAGACFVLAMAGFAAFHNISFSYITANTERQSLGRVMSDFTAIGDVGRIPLVSFAAFAAAYSVGTMPGWRAVCLAYGVLALCAALSLFCSAVKKSPAAGGSTQPGDSAFDPAPGAEANPPVRPRRNPFAGFSILKNRDVFLAMLASMLNAFSNDRIFTFLPLLLVAKGIDAKTIGSFALGFTLGSFVGKMACGRLIDIFGTRKIFVIAGIILALLLCALLQSSNLILTVIISLAIGIVTKGTVPVIQTIITEPVRGATVYDAIFSLNSFGRGIINMLTPVLFGGIASLWSMEAVYLLMAAVAALGIVPVLLMSWSRTAE from the coding sequence ATGATACCCCGCGCTCGCTTTATCATGCTGAATCTGTACCACATCCTGATTGACGGCCTTTTCGATTCCGTTCCGGTTGTGCTGGCATTCATGGCTCTGGCCCTTGGCAGTGGAGAAACGGACGTGGGCCTTGTGGTGTCGCTGGGCGCGGCCCTGAGCACTGCCGTGGGCCTTGGCACGGGCCTGTTCTCGCGGCGGTTCGGCTTTTACGGTTCTGTGACCTTGCTCATAGGCATGGCCGGGCTTGGCTATCTGGGCGCGGCCTTTGCGGGCAGCATGAAGACCGCCGGTGCGTGCTTTGTGCTGGCAATGGCTGGCTTTGCCGCCTTTCATAATATTTCTTTTTCCTACATCACGGCCAATACTGAAAGGCAAAGCCTTGGCCGGGTCATGAGCGACTTTACCGCCATTGGCGATGTGGGGCGTATCCCGCTGGTGTCTTTTGCCGCCTTTGCGGCGGCCTACTCTGTGGGAACCATGCCGGGCTGGCGGGCAGTCTGCCTGGCCTATGGCGTGCTGGCCCTGTGCGCCGCCCTATCGCTCTTTTGCTCCGCCGTAAAAAAATCCCCGGCGGCAGGCGGCAGCACGCAACCGGGCGATTCCGCTTTCGATCCAGCGCCCGGCGCTGAGGCCAATCCTCCCGTGCGCCCGAGGCGCAATCCTTTTGCCGGGTTCAGCATACTGAAAAACCGGGATGTCTTTCTGGCCATGCTTGCCAGCATGCTCAATGCCTTCAGCAATGACCGAATCTTCACCTTTCTGCCATTGCTGCTGGTGGCAAAAGGCATAGACGCCAAAACCATCGGCTCGTTCGCTCTTGGCTTTACCCTTGGTTCCTTTGTGGGAAAGATGGCCTGCGGACGCCTGATAGATATTTTCGGCACCCGAAAAATATTTGTTATCGCAGGCATTATCCTTGCCCTGCTGCTTTGCGCCCTGCTCCAGTCAAGCAATCTCATACTGACGGTGATTATATCCCTGGCCATCGGCATAGTAACCAAGGGGACAGTGCCCGTCATACAGACCATCATCACGGAGCCGGTACGCGGCGCAACCGTCTACGATGCCATTTTTTCGCTCAATTCCTTCGGACGCGGCATAATCAACATGCTGACGCCCGTACTCTTTGGCGGCATTGCCTCCCTCTGGAGCATGGAGGCCGTCTATCTGCTCATGGCTGCGGTCGCCGCGCTGGGCATTGTGCCTGTTCTGCTTATGAGCTGGAGCCGCACCGCCGAGTAA
- a CDS encoding methyl-accepting chemotaxis protein → MIETYLDALQAVSSTDAASLEKIYGSIAQHKKAFQRQYELWHSGAIDPKIKEILNQELYPTGKAIFEIFETRLKPALQSGNKAEAESICLSQLASAYQKHRAVVDKLAVLLDDYSKKVSDEGRSVVETGRIFFTAMFICGLALITVISLAIAMGIIKPLRECICFAKNISDGALDSEMTMQRKDDFGTLATSLSTMLVELKRKISFAEEKSQLAEQEVAKATRAAEEAHEARQKVEENRNKLVETIHRLESVAGVVTAASEQLSARVEQSSRGADEQSGRVRETATAMEEMNATVLEVARNSQRAASASTETRGQAQDGAAIVDKAVKGIEDVRAHSLAIREDMAVLGKQADGIGQVMNIIADIADQTNLLALNAAIEAARAGDAGRGFAVVADEVRKLAEKTMTATQDVGRAVNEIQAGTRKNISSVETVVKAIENAAALSAHSGDSLKNILGFVDQVNDQVQSIATASEQQSATSEEINRSVEQIATISAETAQAMEQASTAVSDLMQQTQILHQLIKDMKAQSQTA, encoded by the coding sequence GTGATTGAAACATATCTTGATGCATTGCAAGCTGTTAGCTCCACAGATGCCGCCAGCCTTGAAAAAATTTACGGATCCATTGCCCAGCACAAAAAAGCATTCCAGCGGCAATATGAACTCTGGCATTCCGGCGCTATTGACCCCAAGATCAAGGAAATTCTCAATCAGGAACTGTATCCCACCGGAAAAGCCATCTTTGAAATATTTGAAACCAGGCTCAAGCCTGCGCTCCAGAGCGGCAACAAGGCGGAAGCTGAAAGCATTTGCCTGAGCCAGCTTGCGTCTGCCTATCAAAAGCACCGGGCCGTGGTGGACAAGCTTGCAGTCCTGCTGGATGACTATTCCAAAAAAGTTTCGGACGAAGGGCGCAGCGTTGTTGAAACCGGGCGCATTTTCTTTACCGCCATGTTTATTTGCGGTCTGGCGCTCATCACGGTGATCTCGCTGGCCATTGCCATGGGCATTATCAAGCCGCTCAGGGAGTGCATCTGTTTTGCAAAAAACATCAGCGACGGCGCGCTTGATTCAGAAATGACCATGCAGAGAAAGGACGACTTTGGCACGCTGGCAACAAGCCTCAGCACCATGCTTGTGGAGCTGAAACGCAAAATTTCTTTTGCGGAAGAAAAAAGCCAGCTTGCCGAGCAGGAGGTCGCCAAGGCCACCCGCGCCGCAGAAGAAGCGCACGAAGCCAGACAAAAAGTGGAAGAGAACCGCAACAAGCTTGTGGAAACAATCCACAGGCTTGAGAGCGTGGCAGGTGTTGTGACTGCGGCCTCCGAGCAGCTTTCTGCGCGCGTTGAGCAGTCCAGCCGGGGCGCGGACGAGCAATCAGGCCGAGTGCGGGAAACCGCCACAGCCATGGAAGAAATGAACGCCACCGTGCTTGAGGTGGCCAGAAATTCCCAACGGGCTGCCAGCGCCTCCACCGAAACGCGCGGGCAGGCTCAGGACGGAGCCGCCATTGTGGACAAAGCGGTTAAAGGCATTGAAGACGTGCGCGCCCACTCCCTTGCCATCCGCGAAGACATGGCGGTACTGGGCAAACAGGCGGACGGCATCGGGCAGGTCATGAACATCATTGCAGACATAGCCGATCAGACCAACCTGCTTGCGCTCAATGCCGCCATTGAGGCTGCGCGCGCAGGTGATGCGGGTCGCGGCTTTGCCGTGGTGGCCGACGAGGTGCGCAAACTGGCGGAAAAAACCATGACGGCAACCCAGGATGTGGGCCGCGCGGTAAACGAAATTCAGGCTGGTACACGCAAAAATATTTCCAGCGTGGAAACCGTGGTCAAGGCCATTGAAAACGCCGCCGCCCTTTCTGCCCACTCTGGCGACTCGCTGAAAAATATCCTCGGCTTTGTGGATCAGGTCAATGATCAGGTACAGTCCATTGCCACGGCCAGCGAGCAGCAGTCCGCAACCAGCGAGGAGATCAACCGTTCCGTTGAGCAGATTGCCACCATCTCCGCAGAAACCGCGCAGGCAATGGAACAGGCCTCCACAGCGGTATCCGACCTCATGCAACAGACCCAGATATTGCATCAACTCATAAAGGACATGAAGGCGCAAAGCCAGACAGCCTGA
- a CDS encoding molecular chaperone TorD family protein has product MNTETLGACALAYNFFSRIFLHAPDPLLLDLLARERLFENWPMQPETPEGVSGLALLADFFRSYTDAALPTLNADYTALYADPAQAIPLWESVWTTRDQLLFDGPMFDVRAAYAEYGLVSPRAAHEPDDHIGLELSFLGGVLNEAAGAADRQNPEEALSHLKVARNFLNSHLARWAGNFLLETAARATTPLYGGAALLCHDTLFQTGALLQADSAHSL; this is encoded by the coding sequence ATGAATACAGAAACTCTTGGCGCATGCGCCCTGGCATACAATTTTTTCAGCCGTATTTTTCTGCATGCCCCTGACCCTTTGTTGCTTGATCTGCTGGCCAGAGAGCGCCTGTTTGAAAACTGGCCCATGCAGCCGGAAACTCCAGAGGGCGTCAGCGGTTTGGCCCTGCTTGCGGACTTTTTTCGCAGTTACACAGATGCGGCCTTGCCGACACTCAACGCTGATTACACGGCCCTGTACGCAGACCCGGCGCAGGCAATCCCCCTGTGGGAATCTGTGTGGACGACCCGCGACCAGCTGCTCTTTGACGGCCCCATGTTTGACGTGCGCGCCGCCTATGCTGAGTATGGCCTTGTGAGCCCACGTGCTGCGCATGAGCCGGACGATCACATAGGGCTGGAGCTTTCCTTTTTGGGCGGTGTACTTAACGAAGCCGCCGGGGCCGCAGACAGGCAAAACCCTGAGGAAGCGTTGAGCCATCTAAAAGTCGCACGCAATTTTCTGAACAGTCATCTGGCACGCTGGGCCGGAAATTTTTTGCTGGAAACCGCCGCGCGAGCCACGACGCCACTGTACGGCGGAGCTGCGCTGCTTTGCCATGATACGCTGTTTCAGACAGGGGCATTGCTGCAAGCAGATTCTGCACACTCCCTGTAA